A DNA window from Elephas maximus indicus isolate mEleMax1 chromosome 17, mEleMax1 primary haplotype, whole genome shotgun sequence contains the following coding sequences:
- the LOC126060647 gene encoding olfactory receptor 150-like, with the protein MAAGNHTTVTEFIFLGLTENPEFQLPLFIFFLGVYAVTVVGNLVMITLIGFSSHLHTPMYYFLSSLSFIDLCYSTVITPKMLVSFVTKNTISYPECMTQLYFFIFFIISECHMLAVMAYDRYVAICNPLLYNVTMSYQVCSLLVVVVYMIGLISATANTVCMLRVVFCKAKIINHYFCDIYPLLKLSCSSIYINEVVVLCFSVFNILAPISTILGSYVSIIASILRISSTEGRSKAFNTCSSHILAVTIFYGSAGFMYLQPSNVSSMDQGKVSSVFYTIIVPMLNPLIYSLRNKDVKIAINKIIEKRLFCINKDL; encoded by the coding sequence ATGGCAGCAGGAAATCACACTACAGTTACTGAGTTCATCTTTCTTGGGCTGACAGAAAACCCAGAATTCCAGCTGCccctctttattttcttcctaggAGTCTATGCGGTCACAGTGGTGGGGAACCTGGTAATGATCACACTGATTGGGTTCAGTTCTCACCTGCATACCCCCATGTACTATTTTCTCAGCAGTTTGTCGTTCATTGATCTCTGCTATTCCACTGTCATTACTCCCAAAATGCTGGTGAGCTTTGTAACAAAGAACACTATCTCCTATCCTGAATGCATGACTCAGctctacttcttcattttttttattatatcagaATGTCATATGTTGGCTGTGATGGCATATGATCGCTATGTTGCCATCTGTAATCCATTGCTTTACAATGTTACCATGTCTTATCAGGTCTGCTCCTTGTTGGTAGTTGTGGTATATATGATAGGCTTGATTAGTGCCACAGCTAATACAGTTTGCATGCTAAGAGTGGTTTTCTGCAAGGCTAAAATAATCAACCATTACTTCTGTGATATTTATCCACTTCTGAAGCTCTCCTGCTCCAGCATTTATATCAATGAAGTGGTAGTATTGTGCTtcagtgtatttaatattcttgcaCCAATCTCGACCATCCTTGGCTCCTATGTCTCCATCATTGCCAGCATCCTGCGAATTAGCTCCACTGAGGGCAGGTCCAAAGCCTTCAACACATGCAGCTCCCACATCTTGGCTGTTACCATCTTCTATGGTTCTGCTGGATTCATGTACCTGCAGCCATCAAATGTCAGCTCCATGGACCAAGGGAAAGTGTCCTCTGTATTTTACACCATTATTGTGCCAATGCTGAACCCcctgatctacagcctgaggaataaggatgtcaaaattgctataaataaaatcattgagAAAAGACTATTTTGCATTAACAAAGATTTGtaa